In a single window of the Oryctolagus cuniculus chromosome 2, mOryCun1.1, whole genome shotgun sequence genome:
- the SH3TC1 gene encoding SH3 domain and tetratricopeptide repeat-containing protein 1 isoform X1 translates to MERLAEVTAEEATAGRPPAGPSEAKAAARDDMAPPAGLADPAAGTPPGQMGVYPTDLILQLLAVRAQSGQPDPGLQQLVRRRLRLLESDSREVARALGELSARLLSIHSDQERILVTFKTFEEIWKFSTYHALGFTHRCLESLLVEPAFWLQAPGDEGAAAVRVRVDEEALRLTCESLLLQEGPFFVLCPDGRVRETTTPQAPGKGPPPLRRASGAPQGEGAPEAGCWGPHPSTASTDEAAAAPEPLSSFHQWALRASWDAVDDALDGPVVPDCPLMAAGPASALADRQASGPEELSFRAGDRIEIVGARVPGLPWCVGRHAASGQVGFVPSSLIRAQGPASEVGPAPFLSEDEGAFFSQEGRFSAEDARRLVASVAGAGVGTAYSLDRFDAAAWEQPEAEETPAPCPDPEPSETLQRVKNVLEHCKTQEGCPEESAPEDFQTAPSAVSPARAEEPPFRLAAGADWADPEALGPLLRVLNAPGYAACFRGLYAAAPPWPGGVEEEEELAARLAQARGAAKEAGLTMALARLCLLLGRLCARRLKLSQARVYLEEALGALGGRFGDLFLVAAVYANLAAVYLKQKNRERCTQTVPKAAALLLGTPGHVCGTEAGPELLQWALRRAVRGRSPQAEARACFLLARHHVQLKQPEEAVPFLERLLLLPWAPGAPWAADCYLLLAGIYSRKCLPHLALSCAKVASVRTRASLAGSLQSAGLVLHNAPRGAARGLPAQLAPYLRQALACPASDTGRALRGRLCAGLARLHSQHGQHGPAIALTVQAAEAEAEACAGARAVVDQLLALAWLHVLHGQSAGALDVLQALEAAGVAGEDLEGVIANMGAVALKRTRRTRQAAEGFYRALRAARGLGQLRNQAVVLANLGALCLQAGAGGLAQHYLLEAVRLFAQLPGAECGQDFTHVLLRLGHLCTGRALAQQGKCYYQWAFLVAVETDHLEGQLRAVQHLCHFYSSVAPREAQCVVYHEFQLALARRAADKVLEGQLLETISRLYLALGTERAYRSALDYTKRSLGIFIDLQKKEKEAHAWLQAGKIYYVLRQSELVDLYIQVAQNAALYTGDPQLGLQLFEAAGDIFFNGTWERDKAVSFYRDRALPLAVTTGNREAELRLCNKLAALLAALDTPQEGLEFAHTALTLSIALGDRLNERVAHHRLAALHQRLGRAELAEHFYLKALSLCSSPLQFDEETLYYVKVYLALGDLILHHLKDPFDAAGYYELALAAAVDLGNKSAQLKICTRLAAIYRGALADRERALFFYQKARAFACELSLRGGRRRL, encoded by the exons ATGGAGCGCCTGGCGGAGGTGACGGCCGAGGAGGCGACAGCGGGGAGGCCGCCCGCAGGGCCCTCGGAAGCCAAGGCCGCAGCCAGAGACG ACATGGCCCCTCCTGCTGGCCTCGCTGACCCAGCCGCTGGGACCCCTCCTGGCCAGATGGGAGTGTACCCCACAG ACCTGATCCTGCAGCTGCTGGCCGTGCGGGCGCAGAGCGGGCAGCCAGACccgggcctgcagcagctggtgcGGCGCCGCCTGCGCCTTCTGGAGAGCGACAGCCGGGAGGTGGCCCGTGCGCTCGGG GAGCTGTCGGCCAGGCTGCTGTCCATCCACAGTGACCAGGAGCGCATTCTGGTCACCTTTAAGACCTTCGAAGAAATCTGGAAGTTTTCCACGTACCACGCTCTGG GCTTCACGCACCGCTGCCTGGAAAGCCTGCTGGTGGAGCCCGCCTTCTGGCTGCAGGCGCCCGGCGACGAGGGGGCGGCGGCCGTCCGGGTGCGCGTGGACGAGGAGGCCCTGAGGCTGACCTGCGAGAGCCTCCTTCTGCAGGAAG GCCCCTTCTTTGTCCTCTGTCCCGACGGCCGTGTGAGAGAGACGACCACCCCCCAGGCGCCAGGGAAGGGCCCCCCGCCCCTCAGGCGGGCCTCGGGGGCCCCGCAGGGAGAGGGGGCCCCGGAGGCCGGCTGTtggggcccccaccccagcacggcCTCCACGGACGAGGCAGCGGCTGCACCGGAACCTCTGAGTTCGTTCCATCA GTGGGCTCTCAGGGCCTCGTGGGACGCCGTCGACGACGCCCTGGACGGACCTGTGGTCCCCGACTGCCCGCTGATGG CGGCAGGCCCGGCCTCGGCGCTGGCTGACCGGCAGGCCTCGGGGCCCGAAGAGCTGAGCTTCCGCGCCGGTGACCGCATCGAGATCGTGGGCGCCCGGGTGCCCGGCCTGCCCTGGTGCGTGGGCCGGCACGCGGCCTCGGGCCAGGTGGGCTTTGTGCCCAGCAGCCTCATCCGCGCGCAGGGCCCCGCCTCCGA GGTGGGCCCAGCGCCCTTTCTCAGCGAGGACGAGGGCGCCTTCTTCAGCCAGGAGGGCCGCTTCTCCGCGGAGGACGCCAGGCGGCTGGTGGCCAGCGTGGCGGGCGCCGGCGTGGGCACCGCGTACAGCCTGG ACAGGTTCGACGCCGCCGCGTGGGAGCAGCCAGAGGCGGAAG AAACACCTGCGCCTTGTCCGGACCCTGAGCCAAGTGAGACGCTGCAGAGGGTGAAGAATGTTCTGGAACACTGTAAAACCCAGGAGGGCTGCCCGGAGGAGTCAGCGCCCGAGGACTTCCAGACAGCGCCCAGTGCTGTGAGCCCAGCGCGTGCCGAGGAGCCCCCCTTCCGCCTGGCCGCTGGGGCCGACTGGGCCGACCCCGAGGCCCTGGGCCCGCTGCTGAGGGTCCTCAACGCCCCGGGGTACGCGGCCTGCTTCCGAGGCCTGTACGCcgcggccccgccctggccaggtggcgtggaggaggaggaggagctggcggCGCGCCTGGCCCAGGCTCGGGGCGCGGCCAAGGAAGCCGGCCTCACCATGGCCCTGGccaggctctgcctcctcctgggccGGCTGTGCGCCCGGCGGCTCAAGCTGTCCCAGGCCCGCGTGTACTTGGAGGAAGCCCTGGGGGCGCTGGGCGGCCGCTTTGGGGACCTCTTCCTGGTGGCGGCTGTGTACGCCAACCTGGCCGCCGTGTACCTAAAGCAGAAGAACCGGGAGAGGTGCACGCAGACAGTGCCCAAGGCCGCGGCGCTGCTCCTGGGGACGCCGGGCCACGTGTGCGGCACGGAGGCGGGGCCCGAGCTCCTCCAGTGGGCGCTGCGCCGGGCCGTGCGGGGCCGGAGCCCGCAGGCCGAGGCGCgggcctgcttcctgctggccaGGCACCACGTCCAGCTCAAGCAGCCCGAGGAGGCCGTGCCCTTCCTGGAGcggctgctgctcctgccttgGGCCCCGGGGGCGCCGTGGGCGGCGGACTGCTACCTGCTGCTGGCCGGCATCTACAGCCGCAAGTGCCTGCCGCACCTGGCCCTGAGCTGCGCCAAGGTGGCCTCCGTGCGGACGCGGGCCTCGCTGGCCGGCTCGCTGCAGAGCGCCGGCCTGGTCCTGCACAACGCCCCGCGGGGGGCGGCCCGCGGCCTCCCGGCTCAGCTCGCCCCCTACCTCAGGCAGGCGCTGGCCTGCCCGGCCTCGGACACGGGGCGCGCCCTGCGCGGCCGCCTCTGCGCGGGCCTGGCCCGGCTGCACAGCCAGCACGGGCAGCACGGGCCGGCCATCGCCCTCACGGTGCAGGCGGCCGAGGCCGAGGCTGAGGCCTGCGCCGGGGCCCGCGCCGTCGTGGAccagctgctggccctggcctggctgcacGTGTTGCACGGGCAGAGCGCGGGGGCCCTGGACGtcctgcaggccctggaggccGCGGGCGTGGCCGGCGAGGACCTGGAGGGCGTGATCGCCAACATGGGGGCCGTGGCGCTGAAGCGGACACGCAGGACACGGCAGGCGGCCGAGGGCTTCTACCGCGCCCTGCGTGCTGCCCGCGGGCTGGGCCAGCTGCGGAACCAGGCCGTGGTCCTGGCCAACCTGggggccctgtgcctgcaggCGGGGGCCGGCGGGCTGGCCCAGCACTACCTCCTGGAGGCCGTGCGCCTCTTCGCGCAGCTGCCGGGCGCCGAGTGCGGCCAGGACTTCACCCACGTGCTCCTGCGGCTGGGCCACCTGTGCACCGGCCGGGCCCTCGCCCAGCAGGGCAAGTGCTACTACCAGTGGGCCTTCCTGGTCGCCGTGGAGACGGACCACCTGGAGG GCCAGCTGCGGGCGGTGCAGCACCTGTGTCACTTCTACAGCAGCGTGGCGCCCCGCGAAGCCCAGTGCGTCGTCTACCACGAGTTCCAGCTCGCGCTGGCCCGCAGGGCGGCCGACAAGGTGCTGGAGGGGCAGCTACTGGAGACCATCAGCAGGCTCTACCTGGCGCTGGGCACCGAGcg CGCCTACAGGTCCGCCCTGGACTACACCAAGCGCAGCCTGGGCATCTTCATCGACCTgcagaagaaggagaaagaggcgCACGCGTGGCTGCAGGCCGGCAAGATCTACTACGTCCTGCGGCAGAGCGAGCTGGTCGACCTGTACATCCAG GTGGCGCAGAACGCGGCCCTGTACACGGGGGACCcgcagctggggctgcagctgttCGAGGCGGCCGGAGACATCTTCTTCAACGGGACCTGGGAGCGGGACAAGGCCGTGTCCTTCTACCGG GACCGGGCACTGCCCCTGGCCGTGACCACGGGGAACCGGGAGGCGGAGCTGCGTCTGTGCAATAAGCTGGCGGCACTGCTGGCCGCGCTGGACACGCCCCAGGAGGGCCTGGAGTTCGCCCACACGGCCCTGACCCTCAGCATCGCCCTGG GGGACCGGCTCAACGAGCGGGTGGCGCACCACCGGCTGGCGGCGCTGCACCAGCGGCTGGGCCGGGCCGAGCTGGCCGAGCACTTCTACCTGAAGGCGCTGTCGCTGTGCAGTTCCCCGCTGCAGTTCGACGAGGAGACGCTGTACTACGTGAAGGTGTACCTGGCGCTCGGCGACCTCATCCTGCACCACCTCAAG GACCCGTTCGACGCGGCCGGCTACTACGAGCTGGCGCTGGCGGCCGCCGTGGACCTGGGCAACAAGAGCGCGCAGCTCAAGATCTGCACGCGCCTGGCCGCCATCTACCGCGGCGCGCTGGCCGACCGCGAGAGGGCGCTCTTCTTCTACCAGAAGGCGCGGGCCTTCGCCTGCGAGCTGAGCCTCCGCGGGGGCCGGCGCCGGCTCTGA
- the SH3TC1 gene encoding SH3 domain and tetratricopeptide repeat-containing protein 1 isoform X2, with product MERLAEVTAEEATAGRPPAGPSEAKAAARDDMAPPAGLADPAAGTPPGQMGVYPTDLILQLLAVRAQSGQPDPGLQQLVRRRLRLLESDSREVARALGELSARLLSIHSDQERILVTFKTFEEIWKFSTYHALGFTHRCLESLLVEPAFWLQAPGDEGAAAVRVRVDEEALRLTCESLLLQEGPFFVLCPDGRVRETTTPQAPGKGPPPLRRASGAPQGEGAPEAGCWGPHPSTASTDEAAAAPEPLSSFHQWALRASWDAVDDALDGPVVPDCPLMAAGPASALADRQASGPEELSFRAGDRIEIVGARVPGLPWCVGRHAASGQGGPSALSQRGRGRLLQPGGPLLRGGRQAAGGQRGGRRRGHRVQPGFDAAAWEQPEAEETPAPCPDPEPSETLQRVKNVLEHCKTQEGCPEESAPEDFQTAPSAVSPARAEEPPFRLAAGADWADPEALGPLLRVLNAPGYAACFRGLYAAAPPWPGGVEEEEELAARLAQARGAAKEAGLTMALARLCLLLGRLCARRLKLSQARVYLEEALGALGGRFGDLFLVAAVYANLAAVYLKQKNRERCTQTVPKAAALLLGTPGHVCGTEAGPELLQWALRRAVRGRSPQAEARACFLLARHHVQLKQPEEAVPFLERLLLLPWAPGAPWAADCYLLLAGIYSRKCLPHLALSCAKVASVRTRASLAGSLQSAGLVLHNAPRGAARGLPAQLAPYLRQALACPASDTGRALRGRLCAGLARLHSQHGQHGPAIALTVQAAEAEAEACAGARAVVDQLLALAWLHVLHGQSAGALDVLQALEAAGVAGEDLEGVIANMGAVALKRTRRTRQAAEGFYRALRAARGLGQLRNQAVVLANLGALCLQAGAGGLAQHYLLEAVRLFAQLPGAECGQDFTHVLLRLGHLCTGRALAQQGKCYYQWAFLVAVETDHLEGQLRAVQHLCHFYSSVAPREAQCVVYHEFQLALARRAADKVLEGQLLETISRLYLALGTERAYRSALDYTKRSLGIFIDLQKKEKEAHAWLQAGKIYYVLRQSELVDLYIQVAQNAALYTGDPQLGLQLFEAAGDIFFNGTWERDKAVSFYRDRALPLAVTTGNREAELRLCNKLAALLAALDTPQEGLEFAHTALTLSIALGDRLNERVAHHRLAALHQRLGRAELAEHFYLKALSLCSSPLQFDEETLYYVKVYLALGDLILHHLKDPFDAAGYYELALAAAVDLGNKSAQLKICTRLAAIYRGALADRERALFFYQKARAFACELSLRGGRRRL from the exons ATGGAGCGCCTGGCGGAGGTGACGGCCGAGGAGGCGACAGCGGGGAGGCCGCCCGCAGGGCCCTCGGAAGCCAAGGCCGCAGCCAGAGACG ACATGGCCCCTCCTGCTGGCCTCGCTGACCCAGCCGCTGGGACCCCTCCTGGCCAGATGGGAGTGTACCCCACAG ACCTGATCCTGCAGCTGCTGGCCGTGCGGGCGCAGAGCGGGCAGCCAGACccgggcctgcagcagctggtgcGGCGCCGCCTGCGCCTTCTGGAGAGCGACAGCCGGGAGGTGGCCCGTGCGCTCGGG GAGCTGTCGGCCAGGCTGCTGTCCATCCACAGTGACCAGGAGCGCATTCTGGTCACCTTTAAGACCTTCGAAGAAATCTGGAAGTTTTCCACGTACCACGCTCTGG GCTTCACGCACCGCTGCCTGGAAAGCCTGCTGGTGGAGCCCGCCTTCTGGCTGCAGGCGCCCGGCGACGAGGGGGCGGCGGCCGTCCGGGTGCGCGTGGACGAGGAGGCCCTGAGGCTGACCTGCGAGAGCCTCCTTCTGCAGGAAG GCCCCTTCTTTGTCCTCTGTCCCGACGGCCGTGTGAGAGAGACGACCACCCCCCAGGCGCCAGGGAAGGGCCCCCCGCCCCTCAGGCGGGCCTCGGGGGCCCCGCAGGGAGAGGGGGCCCCGGAGGCCGGCTGTtggggcccccaccccagcacggcCTCCACGGACGAGGCAGCGGCTGCACCGGAACCTCTGAGTTCGTTCCATCA GTGGGCTCTCAGGGCCTCGTGGGACGCCGTCGACGACGCCCTGGACGGACCTGTGGTCCCCGACTGCCCGCTGATGG CGGCAGGCCCGGCCTCGGCGCTGGCTGACCGGCAGGCCTCGGGGCCCGAAGAGCTGAGCTTCCGCGCCGGTGACCGCATCGAGATCGTGGGCGCCCGGGTGCCCGGCCTGCCCTGGTGCGTGGGCCGGCACGCGGCCTCGGGCCAG GGTGGGCCCAGCGCCCTTTCTCAGCGAGGACGAGGGCGCCTTCTTCAGCCAGGAGGGCCGCTTCTCCGCGGAGGACGCCAGGCGGCTGGTGGCCAGCGTGGCGGGCGCCGGCGTGGGCACCGCGTACAGCCTGG GTTCGACGCCGCCGCGTGGGAGCAGCCAGAGGCGGAAG AAACACCTGCGCCTTGTCCGGACCCTGAGCCAAGTGAGACGCTGCAGAGGGTGAAGAATGTTCTGGAACACTGTAAAACCCAGGAGGGCTGCCCGGAGGAGTCAGCGCCCGAGGACTTCCAGACAGCGCCCAGTGCTGTGAGCCCAGCGCGTGCCGAGGAGCCCCCCTTCCGCCTGGCCGCTGGGGCCGACTGGGCCGACCCCGAGGCCCTGGGCCCGCTGCTGAGGGTCCTCAACGCCCCGGGGTACGCGGCCTGCTTCCGAGGCCTGTACGCcgcggccccgccctggccaggtggcgtggaggaggaggaggagctggcggCGCGCCTGGCCCAGGCTCGGGGCGCGGCCAAGGAAGCCGGCCTCACCATGGCCCTGGccaggctctgcctcctcctgggccGGCTGTGCGCCCGGCGGCTCAAGCTGTCCCAGGCCCGCGTGTACTTGGAGGAAGCCCTGGGGGCGCTGGGCGGCCGCTTTGGGGACCTCTTCCTGGTGGCGGCTGTGTACGCCAACCTGGCCGCCGTGTACCTAAAGCAGAAGAACCGGGAGAGGTGCACGCAGACAGTGCCCAAGGCCGCGGCGCTGCTCCTGGGGACGCCGGGCCACGTGTGCGGCACGGAGGCGGGGCCCGAGCTCCTCCAGTGGGCGCTGCGCCGGGCCGTGCGGGGCCGGAGCCCGCAGGCCGAGGCGCgggcctgcttcctgctggccaGGCACCACGTCCAGCTCAAGCAGCCCGAGGAGGCCGTGCCCTTCCTGGAGcggctgctgctcctgccttgGGCCCCGGGGGCGCCGTGGGCGGCGGACTGCTACCTGCTGCTGGCCGGCATCTACAGCCGCAAGTGCCTGCCGCACCTGGCCCTGAGCTGCGCCAAGGTGGCCTCCGTGCGGACGCGGGCCTCGCTGGCCGGCTCGCTGCAGAGCGCCGGCCTGGTCCTGCACAACGCCCCGCGGGGGGCGGCCCGCGGCCTCCCGGCTCAGCTCGCCCCCTACCTCAGGCAGGCGCTGGCCTGCCCGGCCTCGGACACGGGGCGCGCCCTGCGCGGCCGCCTCTGCGCGGGCCTGGCCCGGCTGCACAGCCAGCACGGGCAGCACGGGCCGGCCATCGCCCTCACGGTGCAGGCGGCCGAGGCCGAGGCTGAGGCCTGCGCCGGGGCCCGCGCCGTCGTGGAccagctgctggccctggcctggctgcacGTGTTGCACGGGCAGAGCGCGGGGGCCCTGGACGtcctgcaggccctggaggccGCGGGCGTGGCCGGCGAGGACCTGGAGGGCGTGATCGCCAACATGGGGGCCGTGGCGCTGAAGCGGACACGCAGGACACGGCAGGCGGCCGAGGGCTTCTACCGCGCCCTGCGTGCTGCCCGCGGGCTGGGCCAGCTGCGGAACCAGGCCGTGGTCCTGGCCAACCTGggggccctgtgcctgcaggCGGGGGCCGGCGGGCTGGCCCAGCACTACCTCCTGGAGGCCGTGCGCCTCTTCGCGCAGCTGCCGGGCGCCGAGTGCGGCCAGGACTTCACCCACGTGCTCCTGCGGCTGGGCCACCTGTGCACCGGCCGGGCCCTCGCCCAGCAGGGCAAGTGCTACTACCAGTGGGCCTTCCTGGTCGCCGTGGAGACGGACCACCTGGAGG GCCAGCTGCGGGCGGTGCAGCACCTGTGTCACTTCTACAGCAGCGTGGCGCCCCGCGAAGCCCAGTGCGTCGTCTACCACGAGTTCCAGCTCGCGCTGGCCCGCAGGGCGGCCGACAAGGTGCTGGAGGGGCAGCTACTGGAGACCATCAGCAGGCTCTACCTGGCGCTGGGCACCGAGcg CGCCTACAGGTCCGCCCTGGACTACACCAAGCGCAGCCTGGGCATCTTCATCGACCTgcagaagaaggagaaagaggcgCACGCGTGGCTGCAGGCCGGCAAGATCTACTACGTCCTGCGGCAGAGCGAGCTGGTCGACCTGTACATCCAG GTGGCGCAGAACGCGGCCCTGTACACGGGGGACCcgcagctggggctgcagctgttCGAGGCGGCCGGAGACATCTTCTTCAACGGGACCTGGGAGCGGGACAAGGCCGTGTCCTTCTACCGG GACCGGGCACTGCCCCTGGCCGTGACCACGGGGAACCGGGAGGCGGAGCTGCGTCTGTGCAATAAGCTGGCGGCACTGCTGGCCGCGCTGGACACGCCCCAGGAGGGCCTGGAGTTCGCCCACACGGCCCTGACCCTCAGCATCGCCCTGG GGGACCGGCTCAACGAGCGGGTGGCGCACCACCGGCTGGCGGCGCTGCACCAGCGGCTGGGCCGGGCCGAGCTGGCCGAGCACTTCTACCTGAAGGCGCTGTCGCTGTGCAGTTCCCCGCTGCAGTTCGACGAGGAGACGCTGTACTACGTGAAGGTGTACCTGGCGCTCGGCGACCTCATCCTGCACCACCTCAAG GACCCGTTCGACGCGGCCGGCTACTACGAGCTGGCGCTGGCGGCCGCCGTGGACCTGGGCAACAAGAGCGCGCAGCTCAAGATCTGCACGCGCCTGGCCGCCATCTACCGCGGCGCGCTGGCCGACCGCGAGAGGGCGCTCTTCTTCTACCAGAAGGCGCGGGCCTTCGCCTGCGAGCTGAGCCTCCGCGGGGGCCGGCGCCGGCTCTGA